One genomic window of Actinoplanes lobatus includes the following:
- the topA gene encoding type I DNA topoisomerase, which yields MPSDTRTTRLVIVESPSKAKTIAGYLGPDYLVEASVGHIRDLPKNADEVPEAYKGQPWARLGVDVDNGFQALYVISESRKQQVAKLKRLAREVDEIFLATDEDREGEAIAWHLVETIQPKVPIKRMVFHEITKPAIQAAVANPRDIDRSLVDAQEARRILDRLYGYEVSPVLWKKVMRGLSAGRVQSVATRIVVERERQRMAFRTAEYWDILAQLAVQGQVEGPRTFQATLIALDGDRIATGKDFEPTTGQLKAGSTAVQLDGDGARGLAARLEGRPFTVTRVEEKPYRRRPYPPFITSTLQQEAARKLRSSSKETMRTAQSLYEKGYITYMRTDSVNLSETAVAAARRQIAELYGANNVPPQPRKYTTKAKGAQEAHEAIRPAGDNFRTPGEVAKELTSAEFKLYELIWRRTIASQMTDAVGNSVSIRIRAVSSSNEEADFAASGKTITDPGFLRAYVESSDDENAEAEDAERRLPNLVKDQPLTADQLSATGHHTTPPARYTEASLVKALEELGIGRPSTYSSIMQTIQDRGYVEKRGQAMIPSFLAFAVIGLLEGHYPRLVDYNFTAAMEGQLDDIAAGDGTQLAFLTSFYFGSSESGADAEIAKAGGLKKMVTENLSAIDAREVNSIPLFVDEENRRVVVRVGKFGPYLQRRLVGGDEDTPEDKASLPEGIAPDELTPEKVAELFLAGNGDRELGDDPGTGELVVVKSGRYGAYVQSGERSSSLFASQSPQTLTLEQALQLLTLPRVVGKDAEGNEIVARNGRYGPYISRLKDSRSLENEDRLFTVTLDEALALLAAPKARGQRGAPKPPLAELGPDPVTQKPMVVKDGRFGPYVTDGETNATLRRGQTPEELTPEQASEMLAEKRAKGPAPKKKAAAKKAPAKKAAAGGETPAKKAPAKRATAAKKTTTAAKKAAPAKKAAPRKAATPAE from the coding sequence GTGCCGAGTGACACCAGGACGACCCGTCTGGTCATCGTCGAGTCCCCGTCGAAGGCCAAGACGATCGCCGGTTACCTGGGCCCCGACTATCTGGTCGAGGCCTCCGTCGGCCATATCCGCGACCTGCCGAAGAACGCCGACGAGGTGCCCGAGGCGTACAAGGGGCAGCCTTGGGCGCGGCTCGGCGTCGACGTCGACAACGGCTTCCAGGCGCTCTATGTGATCTCCGAGAGCCGCAAGCAGCAGGTGGCGAAGCTCAAGCGCCTGGCCCGGGAGGTCGACGAGATCTTCCTCGCCACCGATGAGGACCGCGAGGGCGAGGCCATCGCCTGGCACCTGGTCGAGACGATCCAGCCCAAGGTGCCGATCAAGCGGATGGTCTTCCACGAGATCACCAAGCCGGCCATCCAGGCCGCCGTGGCGAACCCGCGGGACATCGACCGTTCCCTGGTGGATGCGCAGGAGGCCCGCCGCATCCTGGACCGGCTGTACGGCTACGAGGTCAGCCCGGTCCTGTGGAAGAAGGTGATGCGCGGCCTCTCCGCGGGCCGTGTGCAGTCCGTCGCCACCCGCATCGTCGTCGAGCGCGAGCGGCAGCGGATGGCCTTCCGGACCGCGGAGTACTGGGACATCCTGGCCCAGCTGGCCGTGCAGGGGCAGGTCGAGGGCCCGCGCACGTTCCAGGCCACGCTGATCGCGCTGGACGGCGACCGCATCGCCACCGGCAAGGACTTCGAGCCCACCACCGGGCAGCTCAAGGCCGGCTCCACCGCGGTGCAGCTGGACGGCGACGGCGCCCGCGGGCTGGCCGCCCGTCTGGAGGGCCGCCCGTTCACCGTCACCCGGGTCGAGGAGAAGCCGTACCGCCGGCGGCCGTACCCGCCGTTCATCACGTCGACGCTCCAGCAGGAGGCCGCCCGGAAGCTGCGGTCCTCCTCGAAGGAGACGATGCGCACGGCACAGAGCCTGTACGAAAAGGGCTATATCACCTATATGCGTACGGACTCGGTGAATCTCTCCGAGACCGCCGTGGCCGCCGCCCGCCGTCAGATCGCCGAGCTGTACGGGGCGAACAACGTGCCGCCGCAGCCGCGCAAGTACACCACCAAGGCCAAGGGCGCGCAGGAGGCGCACGAGGCGATCCGGCCGGCCGGCGACAACTTCCGTACCCCCGGCGAGGTCGCCAAGGAGCTGACCAGCGCCGAGTTCAAGCTCTACGAGCTGATCTGGCGCCGGACCATCGCCTCGCAGATGACCGACGCCGTCGGTAACTCGGTGAGCATCCGGATCCGCGCCGTCTCGTCGTCGAACGAGGAGGCCGACTTCGCGGCCTCCGGCAAGACCATCACCGACCCCGGTTTCCTCCGGGCGTACGTGGAGTCGTCGGACGACGAGAACGCCGAGGCCGAGGACGCCGAGCGGCGCCTGCCGAACCTGGTGAAGGACCAGCCGCTCACCGCCGACCAGCTGTCCGCGACCGGCCACCACACCACGCCGCCCGCCCGCTACACCGAGGCGTCGCTGGTCAAGGCGCTGGAGGAGCTGGGCATCGGCCGGCCGTCGACGTACTCGTCGATCATGCAGACCATCCAGGACCGCGGCTACGTGGAGAAGCGCGGCCAGGCGATGATCCCGTCGTTCCTGGCGTTCGCGGTGATCGGCCTGCTCGAGGGGCACTACCCGCGGCTGGTGGACTACAACTTCACGGCCGCCATGGAGGGCCAGCTCGACGACATCGCGGCCGGCGACGGGACCCAGCTCGCCTTCCTCACCTCCTTCTACTTCGGCAGCTCGGAGTCCGGGGCGGACGCGGAGATCGCCAAGGCCGGCGGCCTGAAGAAGATGGTCACCGAGAACCTCAGCGCGATCGACGCCCGCGAGGTCAACTCGATCCCGCTCTTCGTCGACGAGGAGAATCGGCGGGTCGTCGTCCGGGTCGGCAAGTTCGGCCCCTACCTGCAGCGCCGGTTGGTGGGCGGCGACGAGGACACCCCCGAGGACAAGGCCTCGCTCCCGGAGGGCATCGCTCCCGACGAGCTGACCCCGGAGAAGGTGGCCGAGCTGTTCCTGGCCGGCAACGGCGACCGCGAGCTGGGCGACGACCCGGGGACCGGCGAGCTGGTGGTGGTCAAGTCCGGGCGGTACGGGGCGTACGTGCAGAGCGGCGAGCGCAGCTCGTCCCTGTTCGCCTCGCAGTCGCCGCAGACGCTCACCCTGGAGCAGGCGCTCCAGCTGCTCACCCTGCCCCGGGTGGTCGGCAAGGACGCCGAGGGCAACGAGATCGTCGCGCGCAACGGCCGGTACGGGCCGTACATCTCGCGCCTGAAGGACTCCCGCTCGCTGGAGAACGAGGACCGGCTCTTCACCGTCACCCTGGACGAGGCGCTCGCCCTGCTGGCCGCGCCGAAGGCCCGTGGGCAGCGGGGTGCGCCGAAGCCGCCGCTGGCCGAACTGGGCCCGGACCCGGTGACGCAGAAGCCGATGGTGGTCAAGGACGGCCGGTTCGGGCCGTACGTGACCGACGGCGAGACCAACGCGACCCTGCGCCGCGGTCAGACCCCGGAGGAGCTCACCCCGGAGCAGGCGTCCGAGATGCTCGCCGAGAAGCGCGCCAAGGGTCCGGCGCCGAAGAAGAAGGCCGCCGCCAAGAAGGCCCCGGCCAAGAAGGCGGCGGCCGGTGGCGAGACGCCGGCCAAGAAGGCGCCGGCGAAACGCGCCACCGCGGCGAAGAAGACCACGACCGCGGCCAAGAAGGCGGCCCCCGCCAAGAAGGCCGCCCCGCGCAAGGCGGCCACCCCCGCCGAGTAG
- a CDS encoding DNA polymerase III subunit delta' has product MSPHDVFSELVGQDEPVVTLRRAATAAARIVAGEPDSGGMTHAWIFTGPPGARRTVAARAFAAALQCERDGTGCGECHGCHTALGGTHADVQVVTTEGLTIKTEETRAVVLRAASAPTGGRWQVVIIEAADRLHERASNALLKAIEEPSPRTVFLLCTPSVHPDDILVTIRSRCRLVSLRQPPAAAVADVLVHRHDIAPDQAAWAAAASQGDVDRARQLAADTEARERRDDVLSVPRKLTSIGACFDAAARLEAASKQEAAIAVAELDVAERAALERALGAGGTGRGATTAMRGAAGQLKELERNQKLRATRAQRDALDRALQDLIGFYRDVLVTSMRAPVPVVHGDLAAVSAAAAGKWTPESTLRRLEAVLTCRDAIDRNVKPQVALEAMMVSLWQG; this is encoded by the coding sequence GTGAGTCCGCATGATGTCTTCTCCGAGCTGGTGGGCCAGGACGAGCCGGTCGTTACGCTGCGCCGGGCCGCCACCGCGGCCGCCCGGATCGTGGCGGGCGAGCCGGATTCCGGTGGCATGACGCACGCCTGGATCTTCACCGGCCCGCCCGGCGCGCGGCGCACGGTCGCGGCGCGGGCGTTCGCGGCCGCGCTCCAGTGCGAGCGGGACGGCACCGGCTGCGGTGAGTGCCACGGCTGCCACACGGCGCTCGGCGGCACCCACGCCGACGTGCAGGTCGTGACGACCGAGGGTCTGACCATCAAGACCGAGGAGACCAGGGCCGTGGTGCTCCGGGCGGCGAGCGCGCCGACCGGTGGCCGCTGGCAGGTGGTGATCATCGAGGCGGCCGACCGGCTCCACGAGCGGGCCAGCAACGCGCTGCTCAAGGCGATCGAGGAGCCGTCCCCGCGGACCGTCTTCCTGCTGTGCACGCCGTCGGTCCATCCGGACGACATCCTGGTGACGATCCGGTCCCGGTGCCGCCTGGTGTCGCTGCGCCAGCCACCGGCGGCCGCGGTGGCCGACGTCCTCGTGCACCGCCACGACATCGCACCGGACCAGGCGGCATGGGCCGCGGCGGCGTCACAGGGCGACGTGGACCGGGCCCGGCAGCTGGCCGCCGACACGGAGGCCCGGGAGCGGCGTGACGACGTGCTCTCCGTTCCCCGCAAGCTGACCAGCATCGGCGCCTGTTTCGACGCGGCGGCGCGGCTGGAGGCGGCCTCGAAGCAGGAGGCGGCGATCGCGGTGGCCGAGCTCGACGTGGCCGAACGCGCGGCGCTGGAGCGGGCGCTCGGCGCGGGTGGCACCGGCAGGGGGGCCACGACGGCGATGCGCGGCGCCGCAGGCCAGTTGAAGGAGCTGGAGCGCAACCAGAAGCTGCGGGCCACCCGGGCCCAGCGGGACGCTCTGGACCGGGCGCTCCAGGATTTGATCGGCTTCTACCGGGACGTTTTGGTCACCTCGATGCGCGCGCCGGTCCCGGTGGTGCACGGTGACCTGGCGGCGGTGTCGGCGGCGGCGGCCGGGAAGTGGACGCCGGAGAGCACACTGCGCCGCCTGGAGGCGGTGCTGACCTGCCGCGACGCGATCGATCGCAACGTGAAGCCACAGGTCGCCCTGGAGGCGATGATGGTCAGCCTCTGGCAGGGCTGA
- the tmk gene encoding dTMP kinase, with the protein MAALRSVLRRRPFRRLWLVLAAASFGDWVGLLATALFASAQFENPAAQGAAFGGTIAVRLIPALLLGPIAGVFADRFDRRYTMVIVDLLRFVIYLSIPLVPLFGGTPAQTVAWATIATFIGETITLIWIPAKEAAVPNLIPKSQIEVSNQLTLITTYGITPILAALSLAALTAGLQQSGASLPDWAQPIQLALYINAFARLATALVVFFGIKEIGGKSAAREKAAEQSMTRQFLDGWKFIGNTPLVRGLVLGIFGAFGAGGVVIGAAEKFAKSLGAGQAAFYLLFGTIFMGLAIGIGLGPMIVKELSRKRWFGMSIMLASGSVMFLGISIHLSMALFGAIMVGAGAGMAFLSGTTLLYGEIADELRGRTFAVVQIGVRTVLLLAITVSGILVGLGSSRRVDLGLFHIDISATRVLLVVAGAIGIWVGIGAFRQMDDKPGVPVLPDLIGSLRGRPLSPPESFARSGVFVVFEGGEGAGKSTQVTRLAEALKADGRDVVVTREPGATDIGARIRGLVLDRAETPSARAEALLYAADRAHHVATVVRPALGRGAVVISDRYVDSSLAYQGAGRTLPVQEISWLSAWATGGLKPDLVVLLDVDPGVGLTRVDSRGEAADRLESESRAFHERVRYAFLDLAAADPKRYLVLDAARPVEEIAAAVEARLSSLLSPVPAGTAG; encoded by the coding sequence ATAGCGGCGCTGCGCTCGGTCCTGCGGCGGCGCCCCTTCCGGCGGCTCTGGCTGGTGCTCGCCGCCGCCTCCTTCGGTGACTGGGTCGGCCTGCTCGCCACCGCGCTGTTCGCCTCCGCCCAGTTCGAGAACCCGGCCGCCCAGGGTGCCGCGTTCGGCGGCACCATCGCCGTACGCCTGATCCCCGCTCTCCTGCTCGGCCCGATCGCCGGTGTCTTCGCCGACCGGTTCGACCGCCGCTACACCATGGTGATCGTCGACCTGCTGCGGTTCGTCATCTACTTGTCGATCCCGCTCGTCCCGCTGTTCGGCGGCACCCCGGCGCAGACCGTCGCCTGGGCCACCATCGCCACCTTCATCGGCGAGACGATCACCCTGATCTGGATCCCGGCCAAGGAGGCCGCGGTCCCCAACCTCATCCCGAAATCGCAGATCGAGGTCTCCAACCAGCTGACCCTGATCACGACGTACGGGATCACGCCGATCCTGGCCGCGCTGTCGCTCGCCGCGCTCACCGCCGGCCTCCAGCAGTCCGGTGCCTCCCTGCCCGACTGGGCCCAGCCCATCCAGCTGGCGCTGTACATCAACGCGTTCGCCCGGCTCGCCACCGCGCTCGTGGTCTTCTTCGGCATCAAGGAGATCGGCGGCAAGAGCGCCGCCCGCGAGAAGGCCGCCGAGCAGAGCATGACCCGCCAGTTCCTGGACGGGTGGAAGTTCATCGGCAACACCCCGCTGGTGCGCGGCCTGGTCCTCGGCATCTTCGGCGCGTTCGGGGCCGGCGGCGTGGTGATCGGCGCGGCGGAGAAGTTCGCCAAGTCGCTCGGCGCCGGACAGGCCGCCTTCTACCTGCTCTTCGGCACCATCTTCATGGGCCTCGCGATCGGCATCGGCCTGGGCCCGATGATCGTCAAGGAGCTGTCCCGCAAACGCTGGTTCGGCATGAGCATCATGCTGGCCAGCGGCTCGGTGATGTTCCTCGGGATCTCCATCCACCTCTCCATGGCGCTCTTCGGCGCCATCATGGTCGGCGCCGGCGCCGGCATGGCGTTCCTGTCCGGCACCACCCTTCTGTACGGGGAGATCGCCGACGAACTGCGCGGCCGCACCTTCGCCGTGGTGCAGATCGGCGTCCGAACCGTCCTGCTGCTGGCCATCACGGTCTCCGGCATCCTGGTCGGCCTCGGCAGCTCCCGCCGGGTCGACCTGGGCCTCTTCCACATCGACATCTCGGCCACCCGGGTGCTGCTCGTGGTGGCCGGCGCGATCGGCATCTGGGTGGGCATCGGCGCGTTCCGGCAGATGGACGACAAACCCGGCGTCCCGGTGCTGCCCGACCTGATCGGGTCACTGCGCGGCCGGCCGCTGTCGCCGCCCGAGTCCTTCGCCCGCTCCGGCGTCTTCGTGGTCTTCGAAGGCGGCGAGGGCGCCGGCAAGTCCACCCAGGTCACCCGCCTCGCCGAGGCGCTCAAGGCGGACGGGCGCGACGTGGTGGTCACCCGCGAGCCGGGCGCCACCGACATCGGCGCCCGGATCCGCGGGCTCGTCCTGGACCGGGCCGAGACGCCGTCCGCCCGGGCCGAGGCCCTGCTCTACGCCGCCGACCGGGCGCACCACGTCGCCACGGTGGTCCGGCCGGCGCTCGGCCGTGGGGCCGTCGTGATAAGCGACCGGTACGTGGACTCGTCACTGGCCTACCAGGGCGCCGGCCGTACCCTGCCGGTCCAGGAGATCTCCTGGCTGTCGGCGTGGGCCACCGGTGGCCTCAAGCCCGACCTGGTGGTCCTGCTGGACGTCGACCCCGGTGTCGGCCTGACCCGGGTCGACTCCCGGGGGGAGGCCGCCGACCGGCTGGAGAGCGAGTCCCGGGCCTTCCACGAACGGGTCCGGTACGCGTTCCTCGACCTGGCCGCCGCCGACCCCAAGCGATACCTGGTGCTGGACGCCGCCCGGCCGGTCGAGGAGATCGCCGCGGCGGTCGAGGCCCGGCTGTCGTCGCTGCTCAGCCCGGTCCCGGCCGGAACAGCCGGATAG
- a CDS encoding SGNH/GDSL hydrolase family protein — translation MSTRREVLALASGAALTAAALPGPAAAAGIADGWVATWAAAPTTVPPGDPLILNGQTVRQVVHTSVGGDRLRIRLTNEFGATPLRIGEVRVAIRAGDGASTDAVPGTDRRVTFGGREAVTVPAGAPLVSDPVRLGLPPGADLVISVFLPERTPVTTLAAFAFQDNAIAAGNVTGAARITPTSTIGQYLFLSGVSVQGGEGAGVGGRSGEGEGAGVGGRGGDGAVVTLGDSITNGANTVTSANHRWPDLLAARFRSARIRLGVANVGISGNRLLHDPNPPAGSGAEAFAAYFGHSGLRRFDRDVVAQPGATHLVVLLGVNDLGHPGTVAPPGEVVTADDLIAGHRQLIARARLAGLRVYGATILPFKDDTLGFYTVENERKRAALNAWIRSSGEYDAVIDFDAAVRDPADPLRLAARYDSGDHLHPNDAGMAAMAAAVPIRLFRPGPG, via the coding sequence ATGTCGACTCGACGCGAGGTACTGGCCCTGGCATCCGGCGCCGCGCTCACCGCCGCCGCCCTTCCCGGCCCGGCCGCCGCGGCCGGCATCGCCGACGGATGGGTCGCCACGTGGGCGGCCGCGCCGACCACGGTGCCACCCGGCGATCCGCTGATCCTGAACGGCCAGACCGTCCGCCAGGTGGTGCACACCAGCGTGGGCGGCGACCGGTTGCGGATCCGGCTGACCAACGAGTTCGGCGCCACCCCGCTGCGAATCGGTGAGGTGCGGGTCGCGATCCGGGCCGGTGACGGCGCGAGCACCGACGCGGTTCCGGGCACCGACCGGCGGGTGACCTTCGGCGGGCGGGAGGCGGTCACCGTGCCGGCCGGGGCGCCGCTGGTCAGCGATCCGGTGCGCCTGGGCCTGCCGCCCGGCGCCGACCTGGTGATCAGCGTCTTCCTGCCGGAGCGCACGCCGGTGACGACGCTGGCCGCGTTCGCCTTCCAGGACAACGCGATCGCCGCCGGCAACGTGACCGGGGCGGCACGGATCACCCCGACCAGCACGATCGGGCAGTACCTGTTCCTGTCCGGGGTCAGCGTGCAGGGCGGCGAGGGCGCCGGGGTCGGCGGGCGGAGCGGCGAGGGCGAGGGCGCCGGGGTCGGCGGGCGGGGCGGTGACGGTGCGGTCGTCACGCTGGGGGACTCGATCACCAACGGGGCGAACACCGTGACCAGCGCCAACCATCGCTGGCCGGACCTGCTGGCCGCGCGGTTCCGGTCGGCCCGGATCCGGCTCGGGGTGGCGAACGTGGGCATCTCCGGGAACCGGCTGCTGCACGACCCGAACCCGCCGGCGGGCAGCGGGGCCGAGGCGTTCGCGGCGTATTTCGGGCACAGTGGGCTGCGCCGGTTCGACCGGGATGTGGTGGCGCAGCCGGGTGCCACGCATCTCGTGGTGCTGCTCGGGGTGAACGATCTCGGTCATCCGGGGACGGTGGCGCCGCCCGGGGAGGTGGTCACGGCGGACGATCTGATCGCCGGCCACCGCCAGCTCATCGCACGGGCGCGGCTGGCCGGGCTGCGGGTGTACGGCGCGACGATCCTGCCGTTCAAGGACGACACGCTCGGCTTCTACACCGTGGAGAACGAGCGCAAGCGGGCCGCGCTGAACGCCTGGATCCGGTCCTCCGGCGAGTACGACGCGGTGATCGACTTCGACGCGGCGGTCCGCGACCCGGCCGATCCGCTGCGGCTTGCCGCCCGCTACGACAGCGGCGACCACCTGCACCCGAACGACGCCGGCATGGCGGCGATGGCGGCCGCCGTGCCTATCCGGCTGTTCCGGCCGGGACCGGGCTGA
- a CDS encoding D-arabinono-1,4-lactone oxidase, with product MTSVNSRRWSNWGRNQESIAEVLLPGGVDEVASQVKQAVESGRRIKVVGSGHSFTPIAVAEDQRMFVHRLDGLVAVDGPLVTVQAGMPLSTLNEVLAAHGLAMPNLGDIDAQTVAGAISTGTHGTGIAYSTLASCVEAVTMVTGSGTVQRFAAGDPDFPAARLGLGALGVLVDVTLRCVPAFTLLADERPMALADILAGMDEWIASDDHVEFFWYPYTDRAQLKRNRRVEADDRPLSRFRGWLDDDFLSNTVWQGACTLGRRFPSTVPAISAFSARALSPRTYTGRSDRVFCSPRRVKFTEMEYEVPRAALPEVIAALPKLLDALPFRVQFPVEVRFTGPDDVWLSHGYDRESAYIAVHQFIGSPYEPYFRAFEELCTPLGGRPHWGKLHYRDAESLRPAYPRFDDFLAVRDRLDPHRVFTNDYLVRVLGS from the coding sequence ATGACTAGCGTCAACTCCCGCCGCTGGAGCAACTGGGGGCGCAACCAGGAATCGATCGCTGAGGTGCTGCTCCCCGGCGGTGTCGATGAGGTCGCCAGTCAAGTGAAGCAGGCCGTGGAAAGCGGTCGCCGGATCAAGGTGGTCGGGAGCGGTCACTCGTTCACGCCCATCGCCGTCGCCGAGGACCAGCGGATGTTCGTGCACCGGCTCGACGGGCTGGTGGCCGTCGACGGGCCACTGGTGACCGTACAGGCCGGGATGCCGCTGTCCACACTCAACGAGGTGCTGGCCGCACACGGGCTGGCCATGCCGAACCTGGGCGACATCGACGCGCAGACGGTCGCCGGGGCCATCTCCACGGGCACGCACGGCACCGGGATCGCCTACTCCACCCTGGCGTCCTGCGTCGAAGCCGTGACCATGGTGACCGGCAGCGGGACAGTGCAACGGTTCGCGGCCGGCGATCCCGACTTCCCGGCGGCGCGACTCGGGCTCGGCGCGCTCGGTGTGCTGGTCGACGTCACGCTGCGGTGCGTTCCGGCGTTCACGCTGCTCGCCGACGAGCGGCCGATGGCACTCGCCGACATCCTGGCCGGGATGGACGAGTGGATCGCGAGCGACGACCACGTCGAGTTCTTCTGGTACCCGTACACCGACCGGGCCCAGCTCAAACGCAACCGCCGGGTCGAGGCCGACGACCGGCCGCTGTCGCGGTTCCGTGGCTGGCTCGACGACGACTTCCTGTCCAACACCGTCTGGCAGGGCGCCTGCACCCTGGGCCGGCGCTTCCCGTCCACGGTGCCGGCGATCAGCGCGTTCTCCGCCCGCGCGCTCAGCCCGCGGACCTACACCGGCCGGTCCGACCGCGTCTTCTGCTCACCCCGGCGGGTCAAATTCACCGAGATGGAGTACGAGGTCCCGCGCGCCGCCCTGCCCGAGGTGATCGCCGCGCTCCCGAAACTGCTGGACGCGCTGCCGTTCCGGGTGCAGTTCCCGGTCGAGGTGCGGTTCACCGGGCCGGACGACGTGTGGCTGTCGCACGGGTACGACCGGGAGTCCGCCTACATCGCCGTGCACCAGTTCATCGGCAGCCCGTACGAGCCTTACTTCCGGGCCTTCGAGGAACTGTGCACGCCGCTGGGCGGCCGGCCGCACTGGGGCAAGCTGCACTACCGGGACGCGGAGTCGCTGCGTCCCGCGTACCCCCGCTTCGACGACTTCCTGGCCGTCCGCGACCGGCTGGACCCCCACCGGGTCTTCACCAACGACTACCTGGTGAGGGTCCTGGGCAGCTGA
- a CDS encoding amino acid deaminase/aldolase, which yields MFTDRTALHQRLDRATGHLETPVAVVDLAAFDDNAERLSGRAGGKPIRVASKSVRCRTLLERVLARPGWHGVMAYTLPEAIWLVRTGVTGDVLVAYPTADRTALGELAADPELAAAITIMVDHPSQLDLVDGVAAPGGRSPVRLCIDLDASWRPAGPLHIGVRRSPVHSAAQAGDLARTIAGREGFRLVGLMCYEAHIAGVGDNPPGQALRAQAIRMMQSRALPELRERRAAAVQAVREHADLEFVNGGGTGSVVATSADPAVTEVTAGSGLYGPTLFDTYRNWQPTPAAFFALSVVRRPAPRIATVLGGGWIASGAPEASRLPVPWLPEGLRFKADEGAGEVQTPLLGAAAERLSPGDRVWFRHAKAGELCEHVNELQLIDGETATPAPTYRGEGHAFLG from the coding sequence GTGTTCACCGACCGCACCGCCCTCCACCAGCGACTCGACAGGGCCACGGGCCACCTGGAGACCCCGGTCGCAGTGGTGGACCTGGCCGCCTTCGACGACAACGCCGAGCGCCTGAGCGGGCGGGCCGGCGGCAAGCCGATCCGTGTGGCGAGCAAGTCGGTGCGCTGCCGGACACTGCTGGAGCGGGTGCTCGCCCGGCCCGGCTGGCACGGGGTGATGGCCTACACCCTGCCCGAGGCGATCTGGCTGGTGCGCACCGGCGTGACCGGCGACGTCCTGGTGGCATATCCCACAGCGGACCGCACGGCGCTGGGCGAGCTGGCCGCCGACCCGGAACTGGCCGCCGCGATCACGATCATGGTCGACCACCCGTCCCAGCTCGACCTGGTCGACGGGGTCGCCGCTCCGGGTGGGCGCTCACCCGTACGCCTATGTATTGATCTTGATGCTTCCTGGCGCCCCGCCGGGCCGTTGCACATCGGGGTGCGCAGGTCGCCGGTGCATTCGGCCGCGCAAGCGGGCGATCTGGCCCGGACCATCGCCGGGCGCGAGGGGTTCCGCCTGGTCGGGCTGATGTGTTACGAGGCGCACATCGCCGGCGTCGGCGACAACCCGCCCGGTCAGGCGCTGCGGGCGCAGGCCATCCGGATGATGCAGAGCCGAGCGCTCCCCGAGTTGCGGGAGCGGCGCGCCGCGGCGGTCCAGGCGGTCCGCGAGCACGCCGATCTCGAATTCGTGAACGGCGGCGGCACCGGCAGTGTCGTCGCGACCAGCGCCGATCCCGCGGTCACCGAGGTCACCGCGGGCTCGGGCCTCTACGGCCCCACGCTCTTCGACACCTACCGGAACTGGCAGCCCACTCCGGCGGCGTTCTTCGCCCTCTCCGTGGTCCGCCGGCCGGCTCCCCGGATCGCCACCGTGCTGGGCGGCGGCTGGATCGCCTCGGGCGCGCCCGAGGCGTCCCGCCTGCCGGTCCCGTGGCTGCCCGAGGGGCTGCGGTTCAAGGCCGACGAGGGTGCCGGTGAGGTGCAGACGCCGTTGCTGGGCGCGGCCGCCGAGCGGCTGAGCCCCGGCGACCGGGTGTGGTTCCGCCACGCCAAGGCCGGCGAGCTGTGCGAACACGTCAACGAGCTACAGCTGATCGACGGTGAGACAGCGACGCCGGCCCCCACCTACCGAGGAGAAGGCCATGCCTTCCTGGGCTGA
- a CDS encoding YbaB/EbfC family DNA-binding protein, with product MAREIDEAWIDEAIDRYRRFEELRADFDKAVSAHTVSVHSPDQSIEVVVTASGDIVDVQVHGALRHREPAEFAREMRAVVTSAAEAARWAREKLHAEVFGQFRTLEGH from the coding sequence ATGGCCCGCGAGATCGACGAGGCGTGGATCGACGAGGCGATCGACCGATATCGGCGCTTCGAAGAGCTACGTGCCGACTTCGACAAGGCCGTGTCCGCTCACACCGTCTCGGTGCATTCGCCGGACCAGTCGATCGAGGTGGTCGTGACCGCCTCGGGCGACATCGTGGACGTTCAGGTGCACGGAGCGCTGCGTCATCGCGAGCCGGCCGAGTTCGCCCGTGAGATGCGCGCCGTCGTGACCAGTGCGGCCGAGGCCGCCCGCTGGGCCCGGGAGAAGCTGCATGCCGAGGTTTTCGGACAGTTCCGCACGCTGGAGGGGCACTGA
- a CDS encoding TetR family transcriptional regulator translates to MSTPTVSTGPLRRVPVQGRSVARVQRMLDACAELVDEVGYEGLTTTLLAERAEVAIGSVYQFFPDKRAIVQALALRNMDAYLQSLSDRFASQTFTHWWDAVDGAIDAYIHMHRSVPGFRTLHFGDVVDLHLLDSDRDNNAVIAERLAELLIEQFNLADRTRLRFALQISVEAADALIKLAFRRDVSGDEEVLTEAKALIREYLHRHVSA, encoded by the coding sequence GTGTCGACACCAACCGTCAGCACCGGCCCGCTACGGCGGGTTCCGGTGCAGGGCAGAAGCGTTGCCCGGGTACAGCGCATGCTCGACGCCTGCGCCGAGCTGGTGGACGAGGTGGGCTATGAGGGCTTGACCACGACGCTGCTCGCCGAGCGCGCCGAAGTCGCCATCGGCTCGGTCTACCAGTTCTTCCCGGACAAACGGGCCATCGTCCAGGCCCTCGCGCTGCGCAACATGGACGCGTATTTGCAGAGTCTGTCGGACCGGTTCGCCAGCCAGACCTTCACCCATTGGTGGGACGCGGTCGACGGCGCCATCGACGCCTACATCCACATGCACCGCAGCGTGCCGGGCTTCCGGACGCTGCACTTCGGTGACGTGGTCGACCTGCACCTGCTGGACTCGGACCGGGACAACAACGCGGTCATCGCCGAGCGCCTGGCCGAGCTGCTGATCGAGCAGTTCAACCTGGCCGACCGGACCCGTCTGCGGTTCGCCCTGCAGATCTCGGTCGAGGCGGCGGACGCGCTGATCAAGCTGGCCTTCCGCCGGGACGTGTCCGGGGACGAAGAGGTGCTGACCGAGGCCAAGGCGTTGATAAGGGAATACCTGCACCGCCACGTGTCGGCCTGA